TTGGTTAGATAAACAGTTTTGCAATCTTTGCTCGTTCCACACTTGCTTacctgacatttttttttaaaaacattaaataaAGTAGTTTCAGCAAACTAACCAACTGATCTAGGAACAATGTGATTTAATGGAAGTCAAATAAGTTATTTACATCACTGTTGGTTCTTaataaataatatttaaataCTTGAGTCATGCATGAAATATCTGCAAGCTTCAATTACCGACTCAAATATTACAAGAATAAAAAggtgtggaatcaaagatcaattgCCGATTAGAAAGAATGTAATCGGCAGACATGTCTACAATCTTATTGCTCTGTAATTTCCTTCTGAAGCAGCGATTCATGAGTTCACACGTTGAATTCAGCATGTTTTATAAGTTGCTATTATCGACATAATGAACttttgttttcttaatttttGGTTCAGTATGGAAGTTATTTTCTTAAAGTTTTTATGAATGTTTTTAATTAGCATTTGAAAAAGCTGTTCATTTTCCCTCTTAAATTTGACATATTTCATTTTACCTAAAAATTGGTGTGGAAGcatctatagggcctgtcccacttggcgattttttttggcgactgctggcatcatatcAGTGGCGCCAAAAGATTCTGAACATttcaaatccagcggcgacaaaaaaaagttGCGACACTTAAAAAAACACCGTGCGTCATACTTCATCACACTGCGTATTTTtcgatgacctgatacgtcagtcaatgatgctggtcgtcgccgaaaaaaatcgccaagtgggacaggcccttatctctgTCACATCAGACACTCCACCAAGCTCATACAAAAAACATAAAATACTAGCTTAAAACACAAAATGTCCTTTTGCCTTTACAGATGCTtttagacctgctgagttcctccggaagtttgcttccagttccagcatctgcagcattgtGTCATCTACAGATAAATTGCTGTATAGTAATTTGAAAGTCATGCATGGCACCAAGTCTATATTGATCAAATGCCCATTATATTAATTGCATTTACCCAGATTTTGAATGTTATTATCAAAGTACTTTTCTACAGTCATTTTACTACCCATATTtcattggaagcatcaataagccagttcggtattcagactgcacatgcccaggtcataggtcactcgcgataaacattctcgtcaGCTGTGCTGCTTCGTGTGTACAgatctgcgtttcatccgtagtcaggatcgaacccaattcTCCAGgcagttgaattgctactggaccttcaatgtcccctcccgagtgtccaatCCCTGTCCAGGAGCGGCCAGAGATGCCCGggatgaccctggactgacgggataccgacCCGGAGCAGTGGCTGCCCCAGGCTTGCAGCCAGCGCGGAGATGAAGCACTAACTCCAGCTCAATTCTGCCCGTCCCGCTAGGTTAACCGACAACCCTGGACAGGCGGGACATCAGCTGCCCCAGGCTTAAAAGCTAGCATGGAGAAGAAGCACCAACTGCTCctagctggtgtcccgtcagtccggtgctgttggttaacccggtgggacaggcagaattgagctggagttagcgcttcttctccgcgctggttgtaagcctgggccgccactgctctgggccggtgtcccgtcagtccagggtcaccccggacatggatgggacactcgggatgggacggggatggcccagtagcaattcaacagtaaGAGAtctggtttcaatcctgactacggatgaaacgcacgtctgtatacatgcagtaacacagttgccgagaatgtttatcaggAGTGACCTttaacaaatcccatgattccttgtgttttttggaataccaaactcgcttattgactGAAATGCAGCAGAAAGGCCACCCATTTCCTTCCACGACAGTTAAATTAAACAGCTCATATGTTTTCCAAATGAGCCGAATAAGCCCATTTGGATACACCAAATATTTTTGAATATACGCTATTTCTTCAATTGGCAAGTAATTGCATGTCCATTAAACTCTCCCTAACAAAGAGATACCAAAGAAAGATATTGTGTTAGTGGTGCTAGTGTAGAAGAAATTCTGGTCAGCACATTGGGAAAAGAGATTGGTGTTCAAATATTGTAGTGGGGCACGATTTCCTTCTTTGACTGGCAGTTAAGCCTGGTTTAACATTTCAACTAGATTGTCTACATAAATTGTTACACGTTCAGTTGCATGAGAATATACATGGATACGATTTTGTTCCATTACATAAAACATGCAGGTCTGCATTTGTAGAAATGACATGCCGTAGTTTTGATCCATCTTGCTCTTGTCAACCTTTTAAGCAGTTCCTCAGGATTGAAGACGACTTGCTTCCACTCCTATTTTGTGCAACAGTGCAACCAAATGGGTGGCTTCATGACGTTGCTGATGCATGCACTCTAGGACCTCAGTGCTATCCCCAATGTCCCTTCACCACTTCAAATAGCCAAAAGGAAGAGATGCATGCAATAGAGGGATATGTATCACTACATCCTAAAATCTTTTGTTCTGGCTGCCTTGGAATTGAATGTCTAATTTTGGACTTATGAATGCCATGGCCTGCCCAAGCGAACCAAAATAATATAATTACTGCCTTAACGTCAAGGATGTTGGCCTGAAATAGGTAATTAACTTTGGTTCATATATCTAGCATTACATAGTATCATttagccatacagcacagaaacagatctttTGGTCCACCTTTTATTATGCGGTACTGCACTTCCTCCCACTCTGCTTCCCATTATGACTCCATTCAATTTTTCAATTTCTCCATCTTAGTCATATGTCCAATGATATGACCTCCACCACCATTTGCATCTATCACCACTCTCAGGGCTGTCAACCTTATCTTCTCTATTTCCCCACACTTAATAACGCAAAATCCAATGCAACTTTGAGGAACAGAATTGCATCTTCCATTTGGTATATATTACAGCTCTCAGGACTTCAAAAGCaaaacagggctcgaaattaacggttgaccgggtgccattgaccacccaaagtgccgccgggcaacctaaacgctgaGTCATTTTACCCGGCTTggcactacagatactggtttataatgaagatagacaaaaaatggagtaactcagcaggtcaggcagcatatctggagaaaatgaacgtgacgtttcatgttggcgACGGCTGTAGTGCAGGGCAAAGATATAGGTGCtgtgtgacgaagggtcggagcgaattacgggccccgcacagcggcTGCGCGAGCGGCTCTacgtcctcctcctcccgccccccgccTGCCCTGATAGCGGCTGCTGCCTGCCTCTCCGCCaagggcgctttcaaaacaaaccctcctgcacgccgaggccgggaggggaggggaaggcctccttccgccgtctgaagaagctgcaccaaagatcctataactaTAGGAACTTTGAGCTGCACCACTCGGCTACGCACCTTGGCGTTGGCTGGCGGAgatggggaggcggtggcgaggatatcccaactgcctccccctttggcggcggcacttgtcgttggacagggacggccaaggcagcggggcgatgttgtccgaggagtgcTGACCTTGCTCCCTCCCCacatcctctgccccttcccctctctctctcgtacgcccctcctatcctgagacccctcctctccatcccgcactgatccccattcccgcctctattcagtcctcactgacatcccctgtgctcccctccccatctaccaccCCCCACCatgtattcatcctgcgctgatcacccaatccacctcgcattgattcttctGCCACCCcctcatccatcctacactggtcccctaaTTCATCctgcaccaaccccccccccccaattcatcctgcaccgatcctcccatccatcctgtagtgatttaACCATTCATATTTTACTGATCtaaccattcatcctgtactgatccccccccccccccattcaacaccactgacatccccagtgctctcccctcacaattttacataatccaaccaacacgtactaattcacctgcctcaatccatccattccgcaatcaaatgtgttttaattcccaatgttattatttgttttggtccataaagatggattcattaaattgtgaacatgtgAATTATCATAAATTTGGtcagaagatatttcagttgaaatttttaaagttaattatgaagtgggaatgatggaaacagcgtttatcaatatatatttttttaatctaatgcgtacaaactgggtatcttcatgctgttcacaacacgtacatctaatctgaatgtacggtaatgtggcgttttgacacctttaaacatattaccaaaagaacatttgctgcagttatgtcctttggtcatctcttgtcagttagtgtaatgtttaacctgtcagatgggtatggttggttttaacagctatcataaaatgcctttagaaattttctTGCaatctgtatattttgttatggataaattatgtgggaagcgagagtgtttctgtaccaatagcaataacgacccatgctatggccatgtcatggtaattttcaatccttcacagaaaacatgttgGCATCAACCTGTAGTTGATGTGGTTAATAAATGTGGTTAAGCatttatgttaccatggtccaggattaatTGACAAAGGTTGATCATAcgttgaataatccaaccacatttttgtttggaagtggaaacagctaatagaaattgcattcattgcaatatgtaaaaagagttgagatactgtattataattttgctgcatgtcattgtggtgatcatgtcttgattggtgaaaatgtttagtttgtgactattTGAAGCAGAGATAATATGTGAATACTTCACtgggcataattccgactggtaaccacACTTAGTCCGAGcatattatcgcacgcgtcatgcaaaccgtcttaaatgaccacctaaactgtaatttggcaacctaaaaagctgccaaggttgcctggctggcaacagggaaaaacagCTAAGGGAGCTAAGGGAGAGCCCTGCAGAAGCTTTAGGCAACCACCCCTCCTCTgcgcacccccaccccccaggaAGCTGCAGGTATTTCTGCAATAACGTGTTTCCATTTTGCGAGTTGAAACATTCTGCAATTGATGAATATGGGGAAATTATTTATATTATCTGGGCTGAATCAcgacttgaatgaatgaatgaatgaatgaatgaatgaaaacttttgaGAACCAAATTCCACAACTAACATGATGGGATTTGGATCTTTCCATTTAGTCTATGCTTCTAGATTGCTAGTTCAGTATAGTCCTAACCCAaaaccctctacagatgctgcctgacctactgagtttcctCAATATTCTATTTCTTGGGCGTAAATAACTGCAGTTCACAATAGGACATTAGTTAAAGAGGGTTTATACAACAATCTGGTACTTTCAATTTTGAGCTAAACTTTTTCTTCCAGTTTTaattaattatttgaatttaaattctcaGCTACTTGCGTGGGAAATCAGTATCTTTAGGTCAGCAATCCAGACAAACAATCCCAATACTGCTATTTTCTTGACCCTCTCTCATTTTTCGTTTAGATGCTACCCGTGAGCAACATTGTCTGAAATGGCATCAGAAGAAAAGGTAGGGtagatggaaaccttttcctTCCCATGGCAGAAACGTCAAAGAGAGAGTATAGGTtttgggtgagaaggggaaagtttagaGGAGAAGTGAAAGGCCATAAAAAAAACACAGGAATGGTAAATACCTGGAATAACCTGCTAATGAACAGGGGAAACAAATACCAGACTTTTAAGAGATACATATAGGCAGAAAAGACAGAAATATAAACCACGTGTAGGCAGACGAGAGTAATTtgcattggcatcatggtcagttcAGACATGATGGGTGGAAAAACATATTCCTGCACTGTACTATTCTGCAAGATTTGTAGAACAGCAGCACTGAATGTATCAAGGCAGAGACTGACAAACAACAAGAAAGTCAAGGATAAGGGCGAGGGCAAGTGATGAAACCAAGACTGGATGTCATGTTCTTAATGAATGCTAGAGCACGCTTGAGGGACTTAATGTACCATTGCTGCAAAATAAAATGCTAGAAACAGGGGTATGCAGCTTCTTACGAGCAGTGTATGAGCATTGTGGCCTTAATGCCACTCTGAGCTCTGATAAGCAGGCCACATCAAGATTCTGAAATAGACACTACATTTAAAGCTTTGTGACAGGAAGTGATAACCACGCAGAAAGGGTGAAGCATCTCACAAACCACCCCACCAATAGGCATCTCCTGTCATACCTGTAGTATCTACATgaagaagagaaaaagattagttaaaacaaatgtaggtcccttgcagtcagaaacgggtgaattgatcatggggaacaaggacatggcagaccaattgaataactacgttggttctgtcttcactaaggaagacataaataatctgccggaaatagcaggggaccgggggtcaaatgagatggaggaactgagtgaaatccaggttagccgggaagtggtgttaggtaaattgaatggattaaaggccgataaatccccagggccagataggctgcaccctagagtacttaaggaagtagccccagaaatagtggatgcattagtgataatttttcaaaactctttagattctggagtagttcctgaggattggagggtggctaatgtaacaccactttttaaaaagggagggagagagaaaacggggaattacagaccagttagtctaacgtcggtagtggggaagctgctagaatcagttattaaagatgggatagcagcacatttggaaagtggtgaaatcattggacaaagtcagcatggatttatgaaaggtaaatcatgtctgacaaatcttatagaatttttcgaggatgtaactagtagagtggataagggagaaccagtggatgtgttatatctggactttcagaaggctttcgacaaggtcccacataagagattagtatacaaacttaaagcacacggtattgggggttcagtattgatgtggatagagaactggctggcagacaggaagcaaagagtaggagtaaacgggtcctttcacaatggcaggcagtgactagtggggtaccgcaaggctcagttctgggaccccagctatttacgatatatattaatgatttggacgagggaattgaatgcaacatctccaagtttgcggatgacacgaagctgaggggcagtgttagctgtgaggaggatgctaggaggctgcaaggtgacttggataggctgggtgagtgggcaaatgcatggcagatgcagtataatgtggataaatgtgaggttatccactttggtggcaaaaacaggaaagtagattattatctgaatggtggccgattaggaaagggggagatgcaacgagacctgggtgtcatggtacaccagtcaataaaagtaggcatgcaggtgcagcaggcagtgaagaaggcgaatggtatgttagcattcatagcaaaaggatttgagtataggagcaggaaggttctactgcagttgtacagggtcttggtgagaccacacctggagtattgcgtacagttttggtctcctaatcttaggaaagacattcttgccatagagggagtacagagaaggttcaccagactgattcctgggatgtcaggactttcatacgaagaaagactggatagactcagtttgtactcgctagaatttagaagattgaggggggatcttatagaaacttacaaaattcttaaggggttggacaggctagatgcaggaagattgttcccgatgttggggaagtccagaacaaggggtcgcagtttaaggataaaggggaaatcttttaggaccgagatgaggaaaacttttttcacacagagagtggtgaatctgtggaattatctcccgcagaaggtagttggggccagttcattggctatatttaagagggagttagatgtggcccttgtggctaaagggatcagggggtatggagagaaggcaggtacaggataccgagttggatgatcagccatgatcatattgaatggcggtgcaggctcgaagggccgaatggcctactcctgcacctattttctatgtttctatggacttcATTGTCATGTCAGACCAGAAATAGAAATCTACTACACAAAGGTACAAATCTTCTTGACTTTTCCTTAACTCAATAGCAGCACTCACTTTTATCAGTTATTCATTCAAAACCTGCTTCAGGTTTGAGTCCACACATTAGGTTGTGCTTTTGGAAGTGtcatttacacaaagccaattaatcgcTTCTCAGGTGAGTTATAAAAGTAACATGCACCAGTATTACAAAGCTGAGCTCCTCCCTCGGGTTTCTTCTGGGTAATGTTTAGCCATCAATAGATTAGCTACATATTTTAAATGgcaagtcatacagcacagaaacaggaccattGCCCCGACTCATCCATACAGACTAAAAAGTAAATCTGATCTGGACCTTTTTGCCTGTGTTTAGCCATGTttttctcaacctttcctatacgCCTATTTAAATGCAAGTATACCCGCAACTACACCTTTCcccgacagctcattccatgtacccaccaccatctgtgtgaaacagGTACTCCTCATCCCTTTTAAAGCTTTTGCATCACCTTAAACCCATACTCTCCAGTTTTAAATTCTAGTACTGTGGGGAAAAAGACAGTctatccaccttatctatgcccctaatgattttatacacatctataatgcTATCCCTCAACCACATACACTCAAGTGAAGTCAGCCAAAGTTTATTGAGCCACAACATACAATTCAAGCCCCATGAATCTTCATTGCATCCTTTTCAGCTTAATGTCACCCTTCCAATAGCTGGGCAAAGAGAACTGAAtactattctaaatgtggcctcaccaatgacaGCATGCCCCGACTCCTGTCCTCAGTGTCCTGACAAATGATGGCAAGCGTGAGAAATGCCCCTcatcaccctgtctacctgttgctactttcagggaactatgcacttaCACCAATTGTTCTCGCTGTTACACTATACTTCCCAGGATGTCTCTATTTACTGATTAAGttatgccctggtttaactttacAAACTACAACACTTCACACCAGTCAGTTAAATATACCTGCCATTTATTGGCCTACTTCTAGTCAATCTAAACACTGTTGTGATCTTCAAAAACTTATTCACCAACCATAATGccaattttagtgtcatccacaaacttactaaccTTGCCACCAACATTCTCATTGAAATTATTCATAGAAACAACAAACAAATGGATCCAACACCAATCCCTGCAGTGCACCACAAGTCACCTTCAATCCGAACAATGACCCTTCACTACCATCCTGACTCCTTATACTAAGCCATCTGGCTAGCtcttcctggatcccatgtgatcttaccttccagagtagcctataagaggccttgctaaaatccatgtagacaccaCCCATCCTACCCTAATCTTTTTGGTTATCTCTTAAAAACTCTCAAATTGCTGACATGATTTCCCATGCATGAAGATATCCCTAATCAATCTGTGGCTTTCCAAACGATGGTACATCAAAcctctcagaatcccctccagtaactttccaatttCACCGTTCATGGACCGAGCTCCGAGTAAGTTGGCTTACCAGACAAGTTCTCAGGTTTCTAGGctatatttttttaatgaagcACATTGCAACATTAAGATGCTGGAAAGAGGCAAGTACCGATTCCAACAAATCTTCCACCAATTCATTCCAATACTTGTGGGTTTACTAATTACATTCATACTGTTTCTGTACATACACTAAAACACATTGTGAACATCTTAGTTTAATTATTACTTAACACAATCTTGTTCAAGAACAGCAATTCCAGCACCCCTAGTCTTTCCACACAACTAAAATTCCCCTCAGATACATATTGTGTCTTTGGTAAAACAATTCAACACACAAATTAAAAGCATTAATCAAAGTTGTGTCTACTCTGCTGTTCAATAAATGGATGGCTAATCAAATTCTAACCCATATTCTTATGCACTCATGGTAACCTATCAATGACTTAGTTACTTTAATAATATTCAAAGACTTTGCTTTCACCGCCATTTGAGGAAGAGACCACCAGAGACAGTCCTGATTTTTGTTTGTTCTCAAACACCACCCACATGTTAAATATTTTAAGGGAAGCATTTCATCCAACAGGCATTTGCACATTTCCACAAAACTTTCCAAATCATTGAAATCTCTGTACAAAAGTTTCCCTTTCTTTATTTATGATAAATCTGTGTTTATGGTTCTCTATTATTGGAAATACTCAGTTTATTCAATAAATGTTTTCCTTAATTAGAACAGATAGGGTGGATACAGCaccttttgtccagagtagggcaatcaggAACCCGAGgatagaggtttaaggtgagaggggaaatgtctAAACTCAAATGCTAACTtttccagagggtggtgggtatacatACAAGATGCCAGATGAGATagatgagacaggtactataacagcacttAAAAGTCACTTGGACAAGTGAGTGGAAAGCAAAGGTTTctggggatatgggccatatgcagcCAAATAGGAATATGAATAGTTTAGATGAGGCATcattccgtgctgtacgactttTCTAACTCTCTCATCAGTTTTAGAGAAACTCCTGTTTCTACAGGTTGGCCTTCCCACATTACATTGTATGTATGCCCCGACTGTATGCGAAAAGAAAACAAGTGAGGGGGGGGACAAACAAGGTGAGGTCACGAAGGCCACCTACCTCCAGGGCCAGTGCCGTCTTGTCGTACGCATTGGGCACCCGCTTCTGGAAGGCGCGGGCATAGACCGGCCCGTTCTGCAGATTGGGCAGCGGGGTACTGACATTGGGCTGAGCGTAGGGCCCGAACTCTTGCTGCCCGCCGCCCTGCTGATGCTGGGCCGCAGCCAGCGAGCTGTCCGGGCTGCCGGCCGGCCCGAGCACCGAGCTGGGCCGACACTTTTCCACGTAAGGCACGGGGATCATGCCGCAACGGCCGTCGGCACTCTGCGCGTTCCACCACTGGTCCTCGGGTTTGTCGATAACTCGCAGCAGGTCGCCCTTGCGGAAGGGCAGGTCCTCCTCGTCGTTGCCCGGGAAGTCGAAGAGGGCGCGGACGTACTCGGTGTCCTGATGCTGCCGAGGGCCACCGGGGCCGGAGCCGAGCCCGAGGTGCGGGGGCTTAGCCACCGGCTCCTGCAGGGTGGTGGTGTCCAGGTAGTGGATCTTGTAAAAGTCCAGCAGGCCGGGCAGGTGCTCGAACTCCTGGTCGCCGATGCGGAAGCGAGAGGGCCCGGGGCCGGAGCCTGGCTGCGGGCGGCTGTTGATGATATAGTGAGACACCTTGGAGTTCTCGCTCACACTCAGTACGTAGTCGCCGGGGATGGTGCGGCTGTCCCTCACCAAGAAAGTGCCGTGCCTCTGGCCCTGCAGCAGCGACACCGCCTCGTCCCGCCTCATGCTGCCGAAGTACCAGCTGGCCCGGTCCTGCACGTCGAAATTAGACGCCATCTCGGCGCCCGCAGCCCGGCCGCCACCACCCCGCCGCCTAGGCCGCAGGCTCGCCTGCTCCTTCCCTCGCACGCCTACCGAATGTAGTTTAATTAGCCCGAGGGCGCGGGTTTACCTCATAAAACACACCCTGGACCAACCCACACCCGTCTGCCACAGGGCATATCCAATAGTTTTGTTGTTTAAATAACTAACTGGAAAATAAAAGTCAGTGGTCCCACTGCTCTCGcgtgctgcctcctccccggcgaTTTCGCCGAGTGTCTAATCGCTAACCAGTATTTTTTGATAACGAGGAGGCAGCGTCTGGTGTCTAAAAGGCGCCGCCGCCCCCCTCCCGCTCTTCTCAACGCCGGAGTAAAATGGCGGCGgataagggagggagggagggagacggcAGGAAGATCTGACCTCACCCGCCGGAAGTTGGGAGAGGAGCGGGACCGAGGAATGGTCTGCCATGTTGTTACGGTCAGACGGTGTGATTGCGTCACTGGCAGTTCTGAGCAAAGGtcattctatgatctttggttctgAGTTGGAAACGTCCAGGGCAACTTGTGCGTCtggagcaaagatctttggtctggagaacatgaataggtgacttttatTTTGCTCCATTGTGAAAGATTGCACAGCCGTCTACAATCTCGCGGTGTCGCGTAATAGTTTGCAATTAGTAAAGTGTGAAAGAAAACCTGGGGCTGACAGATATTAAAAGTGTATTTTTTAAATCAACTCTTCTCGGTACACTCATGGTAATAAAAAGAATACGtcgaaaaaatatattttatattatatatatatatatatagagagatagTCAGTCTCAGACCAGGAAGGaaacacccatttacacaaaTCACAGTTAAATGGAGACCcattgaactgcaggtgctacaagcatgagtaaaatacaaagtgctggagtaacttagcaggtcaggcaacatctgtggagggagtggacccTGCTAACTCCATTCAatcctttccctccatagatgccgcaTGATCTGCTAAATTAATccacccagcactttgtgttttacaaaaTTCTACATTCCGATCTTCTCCCCGTAGATTTTACCCCCTCGCCAGCACATTAGCAGCAATTTACATCAGCCAATTAAACTACCTGC
Above is a genomic segment from Amblyraja radiata isolate CabotCenter1 chromosome 28, sAmbRad1.1.pri, whole genome shotgun sequence containing:
- the crk gene encoding adapter molecule crk, which gives rise to MASNFDVQDRASWYFGSMRRDEAVSLLQGQRHGTFLVRDSRTIPGDYVLSVSENSKVSHYIINSRPQPGSGPGPSRFRIGDQEFEHLPGLLDFYKIHYLDTTTLQEPVAKPPHLGLGSGPGGPRQHQDTEYVRALFDFPGNDEEDLPFRKGDLLRVIDKPEDQWWNAQSADGRCGMIPVPYVEKCRPSSVLGPAGSPDSSLAAAQHQQGGGQQEFGPYAQPNVSTPLPNLQNGPVYARAFQKRVPNAYDKTALALEVGDLVKVTKINVSGQWEGECNGKHGHFPFTHVRLLDQQNPEEDLS